The following proteins are encoded in a genomic region of Gossypium hirsutum isolate 1008001.06 chromosome D05, Gossypium_hirsutum_v2.1, whole genome shotgun sequence:
- the LOC107902297 gene encoding uncharacterized protein, with protein sequence MANFCPVTLDLGALLLQATTSILLHLQRYRNWCLDLLHRNVGEIGLSNGAELFRGVTRVTPTVPEYWLEAIERIMSDIDCTPKQKLKGAVSLLRDKAYQWWLSVEEGDSSVAEYEVEFLRLSHYARGMVTSKNEKYVHFEDDLRDNMRVLIDPQREREFVVLVDKTKIIEEAKHVERQNKDRERDKNKSDLEPSSSVQRLKKRVRPDGPVRVGVLVVPTGIQPCGDCGRRHSGECWRRLDACLQCGYLEHRIRECP encoded by the exons atggccaatttttgccCGGTCACACTGGATCTTGGTGCTCTGCTTCTTCAAGCAACCAcatccatcctactgcatcttcagaggtataggaattggtgtctCGATCTACTCCACCGCAACGTCGGAGAGATAGGATTG TCCAATGGAGCTGAgctgtttaggggtgtcactagagtcacTCCTACTGTGcctgagtattggttggaggccattgAGAGGATTATGAGCGACATCGACTGCACTCCtaagcagaaattaaagggtgcgGTCTCTTTGCTTCGCGAcaaggcatatcagtggtggttgtcggttgaggagg GTGATAGTTCTGTGGCCGAATATGAAGTCGAGTTTCTGAGGTTGAGTCACTACGCTCGAGGTATGGTGACGTCTAAGAATGAGAAATACGTCCATTTTGAGGATGACTTGAGAGATAATATGAGGGTATTGATTGATCCACAGAGGGAACGTGAGTTTGTTGTTTTGGTGGATAAGACAAAGATCATCGAAGAAGCTAAGCACGTAGAGCGCCAAAATAAGGATCGTGAGCGAGATAAGAATAAGAGCGATTTagagccctctagttctgttcAAAGGCTTAAGAAACGGGTTAGACCTGATGGGCCTGTTAGAGTGGGGGTTCTTGTCGTTCCTACTGGGATTCAACCTTGTGGTGACTGTGGTAGGCGCCAttcgggcgagtgttggaggaggttagATGCTTGTTTGCAATGTGGGTATTTGGAGCAtcgtattagagagtgtccatAA
- the LOC107903705 gene encoding WAT1-related protein At3g28050 — MRKEMIGLPIVGMVMAEVAQVGLMIMGKAAMSHGMPNFVFVFYSNALASLILLPASFLFHRSHRPPLTFSILCWFFLLGLLGCFAQISGYAGIYYSSPTLATAMLNLIPGLTFILAVAFRMETLNLRSSTSQAKSLGTIVSIAGAFIVTFYKGPSLLMAPSHSSSPHLLLGQQSNWVIGGFLLAADCVFASAWLIVQASVLKKFPAELFVVFYYCFFVTLQSGIICLIMGGDLSAWSFKPDVRLVAVIYSAVFGSAFQLGVSTWCMHRTGPVFVSMFKPLGIVVSVVIGVIFLGDTFFLGSLVGAIVIVTGFYSVMWGKAKEGKLDVQTQGMMSESSSQKVALLSNNTGEP; from the exons ATGAGGAAGGAGATGATTGGTTTGCCTATTGTAGGGATGGTAATGGCAGAGGTTGCTCAAGTTGGACTCATGATAATGGGCAAAGCAGCAATGTCCCATGGGATGCCCAACTTCGTCTTTGTTTTCTATTCCAATGCTCTTGCCTCTCTCATTCTCCTCCCTGCTTCTTTTCTCTTCCACAG GTCACACCGTCCTCCACTCACTTTCTCTATTCTTTGTTGGTTTTTCTTGCTTGGCCTTCTTGG TTGCTTTGCCCAGATTTCTGGGTATGCTGGGATATATTATAGCTCGCCTACTCTGGCAACTGCCATGCTTAATCTCATCCCAGGTCTCACCTTCATCCTTGCTGTTGCTTTCAG GATGGAAACACTGAATTTGAGAAGTAGCACTAGCCAAGCCAAATCACTGGGAACCATAGTGTCAATTGCTGGGGCATTCATTGTTACTTTCTATAAAGGCCCCTCACTTTTGATGGCACCCTCACATTCAAGCTCACCTCATCTACTTCTGGGGCAGCAGTCTAATTGGGTCATTGGAGGATTTCTCCTTGCAGCTGATTGCGTGTTTGCTTCTGCCTGGCTTATTGTACAG GCATCAGTTCTTAAGAAATTCCCAGCTGAGCTTTTTGTTGTCTTCTATTATTGCTTCTTTGTCACCCTTCAATCGGGAATAATCTGTTTGATCATGGGAGGAGATCTTAGTGCTTGGAGCTTTAAACCTGATGTGAGATTGGTTGCTGTTATATACTCA GCTGTGTTTGGCTCTGCATTCCAACTTGGGGTTTCTACCTGGTGTATGCATCGGACAGGTCCTGTTTTTGTTTCCATGTTCAAGCCTTTGGGAATTGTTGTTTCAGTAGTCATTGGTGTTATCTTCTTAGGGGATACATTCTTTCTTGGAAG TTTAGTTGGTGCAATTGTCATTGTTACTGGGTTTTACTCAGTTATGTGGGGAAAAGCAAAAGAAGGGAAGTTAGACGTGCAAACTCAGGGGATGATGTCAGAATCAAGCAGTCAAAAAGTCGCTTTATTGTCAAATAATACCGGAGAACCGTAG
- the LOC107903704 gene encoding uncharacterized protein has translation MAAAAAALSPFLYLDPSQRQHFHIHLNPTKTPPFLSSRNPLLSLQRLHQCNCRCSFPSSSPNSVTPSQYYSFLDDPFRGSRFLSNEELEKLKALESFVYLQELESGSLWVRVMRNEEMDLTAGLLAESFAESMLMPLGYGALLRFLVKQYLIERRAVMPHAVTLVGFYRDKGGEKGNELAGTVEVCFDKRGANASPPTPIPPKNSPYICNMTVTKQLRRRGIGWHLLKASEELLFQMASTKEVYLHCRMIDEAPFNMYIKAGYNVVQTDSVLILLTLQRRKHLMCKKLPVYNSLYESDMSESGEELLS, from the exons ATGGCAGCAGCGGCAGCAGCACTTTCACCGTTTCTTTACTTAGATCCTAGCCAACGTCAACACTTCCATATTCACCTTAATCCCACCAAAACTCCTCCCTTTCTCTCATCTAGGAACCCTCTTCTTTCTCTCCAAAGACTCCACCAATGCAATTGCAGATGTTCTTTCCCTTCTTCCTCCCCCAACTCTGTCACTCCATCTCAGTACTACTCCTTTCTAGATGACCCATTTAGGGGAAGCCGTTTTTTGTCCAATGAGGAGCTTGAAAAGCTCAAAGCCTTGGAGTCTTTTGTTTATCTCCAAGAATTGGAATCTGGGTCGTTGTGGGTTCGGGTAATGAGGAACGAGGAGATGGATTTGACTGCTGGGTTGTTAGCTGAGTCATTCGCAGAGTCAATGTTGATGCCTTTGGGATATGGGGCTTTGTTGAGGTTTTTGGTGAAACAGTATTTGATTGAGAGAAGAGCTGTGATGCCACATGCGGTGACTCTTGTTGGGTTTTATAGAGACAAAGGTGGAGAAAAAGGAAATGAACTTGCTGGGACCGTTGAAGTTTGCTTTGATAAAAGGGGTGCTAATGCTTCTCCTCCTACACCTATACCTCCCAAGAATTCACCATATATCTGTAACATGACTGTTACAAAGCAGCTTAGAAG GAGGGGCATTGGTTGGCATCTTCTCAAGGCAAGTGAGGAACTTTTATTTCAAATGGCTTCAACAAAAGAGGTATATTTGCATTGCAGAATGATTGATGAGGCTCCATTCAACATGTACATAAAAGCAGGATACAATGTTGTTCAGACGGATAGTGTCTTAATCTTGTTGACATTACAGAGACGTAAGCACTTGATGTGCAAGAAACTTCCCGTTTATAACAGTTTATACGAATCAGATATGTCGGAGTCTGGTGAGGAACTTCTCTCATAA